Proteins co-encoded in one Pan paniscus chromosome 23, NHGRI_mPanPan1-v2.0_pri, whole genome shotgun sequence genomic window:
- the RASD2 gene encoding GTP-binding protein Rhes, with translation MMKTLSSGNCTLSVPAKNSYRMVVLGASRVGKSSIVSRFLNGRFEDQYTPTIEDFHRKVYNIRGDMYQLDILDTSGNHPFPAMRRLSILTGDVFILVFSLDNRESFDEVKRLQKQILEVKSCLKNKTKEAAELPMVICGNKNDHGELCRQVPTTEAELLVSGDENCAYFEVSAKKNTNVDEMFYVLFSMAKLPHEMSPALHRKISVQYGDAFHPRPFCMRRVKEMDAYGMVSPFARRPSVNSDLKYIKAKVLREGQARERDKCTIQ, from the exons ATGATGAAGACTTTGTCCAGCGGGAACTGCACGCTCAGTGTGCCCGCCAAAAACTCATACCGCATGGTGGTGCTGGGTGCCTCTCGGGTGGGCAAGAGCTCCATCGTGTCTCGCTTCCTCAATGGCCGCTTTGAGGACCAGTACACACCCACCATCGAGGACTTCCACCGCAAGGTATACAACATCCGCGGCGACATGTACCAGCTCGACATCCTGGATACCTCTGGCAACCACCCCTTCCCCGCCATGCGCAGGCTGTCCATCCTCACAG GGGATGTCTTCATCCTGGTGTTCAGCCTGGATAACCGGGAGTCCTTCGATGAGGTCAAGCGCCTTCAGAAGCAGATCCTGGAGGTCAAGTCCTGCCTGAAGAACAAGACCAAGGAGGCGGCGGAGCTGCCCATGGTCATCTGTGGCAACAAGAACGACCACGGCGAGCTGTGCcgccaggtgcccaccaccgaGGCCGAGCTGCTGGTGTCGGGCGACGAGAACTGCGCCTACTTCGAGGTGTCGGCCAAGAAGAACACCAACGTGGACGAGATGTTCTACGTGCTCTTCAGCATGGCCAAGCTGCCGCACGAGATGAGCCCTGCCCTGCATCGCAAGATCTCCGTGCAGTACGGTGACGCCTTCCACCCCAGGCCCTTCTGCATGCGCCGCGTCAAGGAGATGGACGCCTATGGCATGGTCTCGCCCTTCGCCCGCCGCCCCAGCGTCAACAGTGACCTCAAGTACATCAAGGCCAAGGTCCTTCGGGAAGGCCAGGCCCGTGAGAGGGACAAGTGCACCATCCAGTGA